A part of Candidatus Eisenbacteria bacterium genomic DNA contains:
- a CDS encoding NADH-quinone oxidoreductase subunit C, giving the protein MGLTPEDLLARVSVLLPHATALPLADTRGQAVVMVAVDRAEASLRALRDEPALRFDFLADLSAVDYLGRTPRFEVVYQLASHPHHHRLRVKVAVDGPEPVVPTASGLWKSALWAEREAFDMFGIRFDGHPDLRRILMYPEFEGHPLRKDYPLNQRWPLVPERDPITEPWFPRTEGR; this is encoded by the coding sequence ATGGGATTGACGCCGGAGGATCTGCTCGCGCGGGTGAGCGTGCTGCTGCCGCACGCGACCGCGCTGCCGCTCGCCGACACGCGCGGCCAGGCGGTCGTCATGGTCGCGGTCGACCGCGCCGAGGCGTCGCTGCGCGCGCTGCGCGACGAGCCCGCGCTCCGCTTCGACTTCCTCGCCGATCTCTCCGCGGTCGACTACCTCGGTCGCACGCCGCGCTTCGAGGTCGTCTACCAGCTGGCGTCGCACCCGCACCACCACCGGTTGCGCGTCAAGGTGGCGGTGGACGGGCCCGAGCCGGTCGTGCCGACGGCAAGCGGCCTCTGGAAGAGCGCGCTGTGGGCCGAGCGCGAGGCCTTCGACATGTTCGGCATCCGCTTCGACGGGCATCCGGACCTCCGCCGCATCCTCATGTATCCCGAGTTCGAGGGGCACCCGCTGCGCAAGGACTATCCGCTGAACCAGCGCTGGCCGCTCGTACCCGAGCGCGATCCCATCACCGAGCCCTGGTTCCCGCGCACGGAGGGACGCTAG
- a CDS encoding NADH-quinone oxidoreductase subunit A, whose protein sequence is MHREYVPVLLTFAVAGVVPALFLAVSRFLGPRKPTAIKSEAFECGNPSSGPAWGRFSVKFYLTAILFIVFDVEVVFLYPWALLFRRLGMFGFVEMMVFVAILTLGLAYVWRKGALEWD, encoded by the coding sequence ATGCACCGCGAGTACGTTCCGGTCTTGCTCACGTTCGCCGTCGCCGGCGTCGTACCCGCGCTGTTTCTCGCCGTGAGCCGCTTCCTCGGGCCGCGCAAGCCGACCGCGATCAAGTCCGAAGCGTTCGAGTGCGGCAACCCGTCGAGCGGTCCGGCGTGGGGTCGCTTCTCCGTCAAGTTCTACCTGACCGCGATCCTCTTCATCGTGTTCGACGTCGAGGTCGTTTTTCTCTACCCGTGGGCGTTGCTGTTTCGGCGACTCGGGATGTTCGGGTTCGTCGAGATGATGGTCTTCGTGGCCATCCTGACGCTCGGGCTCGCGTATGTCTGGCGGAAGGGCGCCCTCGAATGGGATTGA
- a CDS encoding phosphotransferase: MPDEAERARIERAVRDAFGARASVGAIEALHGDASSRRYARVRLGDAPVASCVAMLLGEGRFVGGADELGGGAPLDELPFVNVARYLTAHGFTVPAIHADRSREDGLLLIEDVGDTTLWAAVDADPSRTATLFAAAVDELVRLQVVGATAPDARCFAFGRRFDAALARAELAHYVDHGIETRHGITLPADDRAAILAALDPVVRPFVEGPWTLSHRDYMAWNLHVQDGRLRVIDFQDALVAPDAFDLAQLLTDRTTERRVDAALEGELVARFETGRAAAGLPVPPGFADRYRRCALQHVFKVIGRFYLLEVVNKRPGYLAYLPSVYAVGGRMLRELPDLGAAAPMLRRWTPELVA; the protein is encoded by the coding sequence ATGCCCGACGAGGCCGAGCGCGCGCGCATCGAGCGCGCAGTGCGCGACGCGTTCGGAGCGCGCGCGTCCGTGGGGGCGATCGAGGCGCTGCACGGCGACGCATCGAGCCGCCGCTACGCGCGTGTCCGTCTCGGCGACGCGCCGGTTGCGTCCTGCGTCGCGATGCTCCTCGGCGAGGGACGCTTCGTCGGCGGCGCCGACGAGCTCGGCGGCGGCGCCCCGCTGGACGAGCTGCCGTTCGTGAACGTCGCGCGCTATCTCACGGCGCACGGCTTCACCGTGCCGGCGATCCACGCCGATCGCTCGCGCGAGGACGGGCTGCTCCTCATCGAGGACGTCGGCGACACGACGCTCTGGGCCGCGGTCGATGCGGACCCGTCGCGCACGGCCACGCTCTTCGCCGCGGCGGTCGACGAGCTGGTGCGGCTCCAGGTCGTCGGCGCGACGGCGCCCGATGCTCGCTGCTTCGCCTTCGGCCGCCGGTTCGATGCCGCGCTCGCGCGCGCGGAGCTCGCGCACTACGTCGACCACGGGATCGAGACCCGCCACGGCATCACGCTGCCGGCCGACGACCGCGCCGCGATCCTCGCCGCGCTCGATCCCGTCGTCAGGCCGTTCGTCGAGGGCCCGTGGACCCTCTCGCATCGCGACTACATGGCGTGGAACCTGCACGTGCAGGACGGCCGCCTGCGCGTGATCGACTTCCAGGACGCCCTCGTCGCGCCCGACGCGTTCGACCTGGCCCAGCTCCTGACCGATCGGACGACCGAGCGCCGCGTCGATGCCGCGCTCGAGGGCGAGCTGGTCGCGCGCTTCGAGACCGGCCGGGCGGCCGCGGGGCTTCCCGTCCCGCCGGGATTCGCCGACCGCTACCGGCGTTGCGCGCTCCAGCACGTCTTCAAAGTGATCGGCCGGTTCTACCTGCTGGAGGTCGTGAACAAGCGTCCCGGCTATCTCGCGTACCTCCCGTCGGTCTACGCCGTCGGCGGCCGCATGCTGCGCGAGCTGCCCGACCTGGGCGCGGCCGCGCCGATGCTGCGACGTTGGACCCCGGAGCTCGTCGCGTGA
- a CDS encoding NDP-sugar synthase encodes MIRRAMVLAAGRGTRLAPLTHTIPKPLAPVAGRPFLEHVLAFLHAGGIREVVINLHYLGDLIERHVGDGHRFGLMVRYSREQTILDTGGGILHAAPLLAGETFVVVNGDSLLDLPLQDVVDFHRARGGVATIAVRPDPDADRFGLIELDDDDRVRRVVGLPPGAARLGLRGFMFPGLHVLEPTIFDYMGPDTVFSIMRETYPRMLAAGAPLFGFVTTARWFNIDTPGALAASDQALRTTPPRF; translated from the coding sequence GTGATCCGGCGCGCGATGGTGCTCGCGGCCGGTCGGGGCACGCGGCTCGCACCACTCACGCACACGATCCCGAAGCCCCTGGCCCCCGTCGCCGGGCGGCCCTTCCTCGAACACGTCCTCGCTTTCCTTCATGCAGGCGGCATCCGCGAGGTCGTCATCAACCTCCACTACCTGGGCGACCTGATCGAACGGCACGTCGGCGACGGACACCGCTTCGGCCTCATGGTCCGCTACTCGCGCGAGCAGACGATCCTCGACACCGGCGGCGGCATCCTCCACGCGGCCCCCCTCCTGGCCGGAGAGACGTTCGTGGTCGTGAACGGGGACAGCCTCCTCGATCTCCCCCTGCAGGACGTCGTCGACTTCCACCGCGCGCGCGGCGGCGTCGCTACGATCGCCGTGCGCCCGGATCCCGATGCCGATCGGTTCGGCCTCATCGAGCTCGACGACGACGATCGCGTACGTCGCGTCGTCGGGCTGCCGCCGGGCGCCGCGCGGCTCGGGCTGCGCGGCTTCATGTTCCCGGGGCTCCACGTCCTCGAGCCGACGATCTTCGACTACATGGGACCCGACACGGTGTTCAGCATCATGCGTGAAACGTATCCCCGCATGCTGGCTGCCGGGGCGCCGCTCTTCGGTTTCGTGACGACGGCGCGCTGGTTCAACATCGACACACCGGGGGCCTTGGCCGCGTCTGATCAGGCATTACGGACCACCCCGCCGAGGTTCTGA
- a CDS encoding patatin-like phospholipase family protein has product MGLTIVHKSDLTARKRNPRVALVLAGGAVTGGAYKLGGLKALDDFMVNRKTTDFDVYVGLSAGSFLAAPLAGGVTPVEMLKSLEGTSADFTQLLPSDFYNLNLNEFLWKPVEFLVDMVSYVPGLVYDFLVQTPGLIRNLEDAVTRARREPSLDNLLECVNPVIDAIGSAREFPFPLAYLPSGLFDNATLERYLRSNIERCGMTNDFRVLYRTRGVELYIVAMNLDTAERAVFGHDEDSSLTISEAVQASTALPGFYKPARLKGVDYVDGGVRRTANIDVAIEHGADLIICYNPFRPFSNRVVRRFRPEQNRYTLEGRPLADQGMLTVLNQVFRTLLHSRLQLGIRQYQDDPHFQGDIILVEPAESDLTFFKMAPLNLWAGRSAGAHGYLSVTETVESHYELIKQILQSYGVQMTRKEVREGLERLLTSEPSDSPDDVLLRDVPRRNLHVA; this is encoded by the coding sequence ATGGGGCTGACGATCGTCCACAAGAGCGATCTGACAGCGCGCAAGCGCAACCCGCGCGTCGCGCTCGTGCTCGCCGGAGGCGCCGTCACCGGCGGCGCCTACAAGCTGGGCGGCCTGAAGGCGCTCGACGACTTCATGGTGAACCGCAAGACGACGGACTTCGACGTCTACGTCGGTCTGTCGGCCGGATCGTTCCTCGCCGCGCCGCTCGCCGGTGGCGTGACGCCCGTCGAGATGTTGAAGTCACTCGAAGGCACGTCGGCCGACTTCACGCAGCTCCTCCCGAGCGACTTCTACAACCTCAACCTGAACGAGTTCCTCTGGAAGCCGGTCGAGTTCCTGGTGGACATGGTTTCGTACGTCCCGGGGCTCGTCTACGACTTCCTGGTCCAGACGCCGGGCCTCATCCGCAATCTCGAGGACGCCGTCACGCGCGCACGGCGCGAGCCGTCGCTCGACAACCTGCTCGAGTGCGTGAACCCGGTGATCGACGCGATCGGCTCCGCGCGCGAGTTCCCGTTCCCGCTCGCCTACCTGCCGTCGGGCCTCTTCGACAACGCGACGCTCGAGCGCTACCTGCGCTCGAACATCGAGCGGTGCGGGATGACGAACGACTTCCGCGTCCTGTACCGCACGCGCGGCGTCGAGCTGTACATCGTCGCGATGAACCTCGACACCGCCGAGCGCGCCGTCTTCGGCCACGACGAGGACAGCTCTCTCACGATCTCCGAAGCCGTGCAGGCGTCGACTGCCCTCCCCGGCTTCTACAAGCCGGCGCGGCTGAAAGGCGTCGACTACGTCGACGGCGGCGTGCGGCGCACGGCCAACATCGACGTCGCGATCGAGCACGGCGCCGATCTCATCATCTGCTACAACCCGTTCCGCCCGTTCTCGAACCGCGTCGTGCGGCGCTTCCGGCCCGAGCAGAACCGCTACACGCTCGAAGGACGGCCGCTCGCCGACCAGGGCATGCTGACGGTGCTGAACCAGGTCTTCCGCACGCTCCTGCACTCGCGGCTCCAGCTCGGCATCCGACAGTACCAGGACGATCCGCACTTCCAGGGCGACATCATCCTCGTCGAGCCGGCGGAGAGCGATCTCACGTTCTTCAAGATGGCGCCGCTGAACCTGTGGGCCGGCCGCAGCGCGGGTGCACACGGGTATCTGTCGGTCACCGAGACCGTCGAGTCGCACTACGAGCTCATCAAGCAGATCCTGCAGAGCTACGGCGTGCAGATGACGCGCAAGGAGGTCCGAGAGGGCCTCGAGCGGCTGCTCACGAGCGAGCCGTCCGACTCGCCCGACGACGTCCTGCTGCGCGACGTCCCGCGTCGCAACCTGCACGTCGCGTAG
- a CDS encoding phosphoadenylyl-sulfate reductase, whose translation MSAAARAPEPALDVEAANRELEGATPEAILEWTWKQFRPHVILTCSFQHDGVVLAHMLREIAPEVPVAFINTGFHFPETLAYRDEIQRRFGIELVELLPIVPRDQFAKEHGLDLYARNPDLCCHINKVEPLKRFLPGVRAWINGRRRDQAATRQSLRAIEAFQGSLHKVNPLLSWTSRETFHYMERHGIPTHPLFDQGYASIGCAPCTRPVLPGENERDGRWAGTGKVECGLHTFLDPKA comes from the coding sequence ATGTCCGCTGCCGCCCGCGCGCCCGAGCCTGCGCTCGACGTTGAGGCGGCGAACCGCGAGCTCGAGGGGGCAACGCCGGAGGCCATCCTCGAGTGGACCTGGAAGCAGTTCCGGCCACACGTGATCCTCACCTGCTCGTTCCAGCACGACGGCGTGGTCCTCGCACACATGCTGCGGGAGATTGCGCCCGAGGTTCCGGTCGCGTTCATCAACACCGGCTTCCACTTCCCCGAGACCCTGGCCTACCGGGACGAGATCCAGCGCCGCTTCGGCATCGAGCTCGTGGAGCTGCTCCCCATCGTGCCGCGCGACCAGTTCGCCAAGGAGCACGGTCTCGATCTGTACGCCCGCAACCCCGACCTGTGTTGCCACATCAACAAGGTGGAGCCGTTGAAGCGCTTCCTCCCCGGCGTGCGGGCCTGGATCAACGGCCGCCGGCGCGATCAGGCCGCCACACGACAGAGCCTGCGCGCCATCGAGGCGTTCCAGGGGTCGTTGCACAAGGTGAACCCGCTCTTGTCGTGGACCTCGCGCGAGACGTTCCATTACATGGAGCGACACGGCATCCCGACGCATCCGCTCTTCGATCAGGGTTACGCGAGCATCGGCTGCGCACCATGCACGCGCCCGGTGCTGCCGGGCGAGAACGAGCGCGACGGCCGGTGGGCCGGGACCGGCAAGGTCGAGTGCGGGCTCCACACGTTCCTCGATCCCAAAGCGTGA
- a CDS encoding alpha/beta hydrolase, with the protein MARSAMLVTVQIHPEGPRYGASLVFLPGLWVGSDVWRGPATFFGHRGWQGTLVDLRGVPGGIAARGRAVAEIVSRIPGRVVLAGHDAGALVALAAAGHESVAALVLVSPLVAGSAATHTLTWSWGLVWAAMRRRLVAPPRGPLADAAFADLPETFRRTLASDDAATVAEIGRRDRLERPATLPPTLILHGDADPLLRPHDARRLAEDLGADARELSGAGHWPIAGPAWQTCVRQAHRWLVQRLGEGLLELYPEAMAERDDADEEPS; encoded by the coding sequence ATGGCGCGATCGGCGATGCTCGTGACGGTGCAGATCCATCCCGAGGGACCCCGATATGGGGCGTCGCTCGTCTTTCTGCCCGGCCTGTGGGTCGGATCGGACGTGTGGCGGGGACCCGCGACGTTCTTCGGCCACCGGGGGTGGCAGGGGACGCTGGTCGACCTGCGCGGCGTGCCCGGGGGGATCGCCGCGCGGGGCCGGGCGGTCGCCGAGATCGTCTCGCGGATCCCGGGCCGCGTCGTGCTGGCCGGGCACGACGCGGGGGCGCTGGTGGCGCTCGCCGCGGCCGGGCACGAGTCCGTCGCTGCTCTGGTGCTCGTGTCACCCCTGGTCGCCGGGAGTGCGGCGACGCACACGCTCACATGGTCCTGGGGACTCGTCTGGGCGGCGATGCGACGACGGCTCGTCGCGCCGCCCCGGGGTCCGCTCGCGGACGCCGCCTTCGCCGACCTCCCGGAGACGTTCCGTCGGACGCTCGCATCGGACGACGCGGCGACCGTGGCGGAGATCGGGCGACGCGACCGCTTGGAGCGTCCCGCCACTCTCCCTCCGACCTTGATTCTGCACGGCGATGCGGACCCGCTGCTGCGCCCGCACGATGCACGTCGGCTCGCCGAGGATCTCGGAGCCGATGCGCGCGAACTCTCCGGTGCCGGTCATTGGCCGATCGCGGGACCGGCCTGGCAGACATGCGTCCGCCAGGCGCACCGCTGGCTCGTGCAACGTCTCGGGGAGGGGCTGCTGGAACTCTACCCGGAGGCGATGGCCGAGCGCGACGACGCGGACGAAGAGCCGTCCTGA
- a CDS encoding septum formation initiator family protein, whose amino-acid sequence MAVRWSGGHAVTGLLLLAIAAVAYSAVAGHDGVTHLLALRAERQRLGEEAVALLQQNTSLRDQVKRLKTDDRFLESIARRELGLVRPNEVVYRFRRPAKPATQ is encoded by the coding sequence ATGGCGGTGCGGTGGAGTGGAGGCCACGCGGTCACGGGACTGCTGTTGCTCGCGATCGCAGCGGTCGCGTACTCCGCGGTCGCCGGACACGACGGCGTGACCCACCTGCTGGCGCTGCGCGCCGAGCGACAGCGCCTCGGCGAAGAAGCCGTCGCGCTCCTGCAGCAGAACACGAGCCTCCGCGATCAAGTGAAGCGGCTGAAGACCGACGACCGGTTTCTCGAATCGATCGCGCGCCGCGAGCTGGGGCTCGTTCGCCCCAACGAAGTCGTCTATCGATTCCGCCGCCCCGCCAAGCCCGCGACGCAATAG